The Tripterygium wilfordii isolate XIE 37 chromosome 18, ASM1340144v1, whole genome shotgun sequence nucleotide sequence acgtacttaattgaccaaaaccggattgatttaaatccggacaaaaAAATCGGATAATAACTTAGTTCGGGTTAGATTTCGGACAAATAAATCGAACAAGATTTCTTTGTTTTGACCTGAACTTGGTTTTGGAAATGGACAAAAGAAATTTTCTTTGGGTCTAGATTTAAGAAATATAACTTacatccaaacttgatttaatatagctcggacaaattcaatcatccggACTGGACAGAATTTTGCTACCCCTAGCTTGAACCATCAAGGCATCAACTAGTTAGTTATCCTTCTCGATGATGAATATTTCTTCTAGCTCCtaaactctatttttttttctaagtcTATATGAATTTTCTGCCAACAAAATTGACTGAAACAAGTGGAATTAGagataaaaacaaaatgaaggCTTTTCATATGACCATAAAATCAGATCTCTTGCAACAATTTTTAGATTCTGCTGTCCTCCACATATCTCATTCTCAAAATTGAAACTAAGACTACAAAGTCATCTAATACTAACCTTTGAAAATTAGTTATGTAATATGAGGATGTTTCATCCAACATCTCTATATACTAAGACTACCATAATTGTGGGTCTTTTGAGGGTCATATTTAGGGAGTCTCAATCATTATTAATTCTTGCCcaaaagtgtgtatatataattatatatctatgtatatattagAAACAATTAAATATACATGTAATCTATATGTTGAAGGTAGACATatatgtgcgtatatatatatatatatatatatacctattaAAGTgtataagaaaatattttttttcaatattaaaataaatatttatataaatgtaTTTCAAATATTGAATTTATTGAAAGACGCTAATTTATCAAATGtacataaatgaaaaatgaccaaacatattaaatttattaaaattgatTAATGTACATATGCCTCATTAAGACATTTCTTCGAACACTTTCTGAGCAATAAATAATAGTTACACTTTATACCCTATACGACGTCCCTTCCAACGACTATTGCAAAATATGCATTAGTGCATTTGTCTTCTATATTATTGTGAGTATTATGACATacgaaattattttaaatatttctttGATAATTTATATGTCGAATTGGTTCAATCCCAACCCAATTCTAGTTTAACCACGAActggtaaatttttttgtttgaagaaTGATCCCATTTTTACAACATTTCATAGAAGATGAGATGATAaaagtcaaaattttcaaacttgTAAACTTTAAACTCAGTATTCAAAGTCTACAAAGGCAACGGGATAGAACCGCTGATACACAAATGCAAATCAAACAGATAATAgaaatgatagggatcccagtaaatagGATCTCAATTATCTCAGTAATCCGTTATGTCCATTGATTGAAGTGCATCAGATTTTGTgagcccctacacttacatcaatcaatgatcaagattGATTATTGGAATGACAGTAATCCCTAACGTTTTTGAACAGTGAAATGACATAAATTGACattaaatcggacaaaaattACGAAACCTTTCATcttaaaaaagattaaaatttattttaatcttCTTTAAGATTCGCATCAATCCCAATATTCAAAGGGAATTGAAATTGATGGATTGTCCTTTCTCtacattttaaatttaaaaaataaataagatatAATTATAATGACAgcccaataacactaaatagtcttTGATTATTACACATTCTACCTAATAAtcatacttttgtttttgtatatttATCGTCAAAGGGGTGGGGAATTATTTATACATCTTGATTAGGCCCATTAGGAGTGATTCTGATCCCCAAGAATTATTTATACATCTTGATTAGTCTTGAATGTTGACGTTTTCCTTGCATCTATCCTTTTAGATTCATGATAATGATTAATGAGTGTCCTTAGGATACCagataaggatgaaaaaatTGCATTACATTTGAAAAAGATATACATTTAAAGTTAAAAAATAGGTGAGAAAGTGTTCATCACACATGTCATACTATGATATGCTGTAGTCGATCCTTAACAAATGCCCTTGGACACCCGTTATCAATACCCTTATATTATAATGGCACTAACCAATCAATTATAAGATTACGACATAATACCACTATAATAATTGTTTGAATAATAAATAGCTAAACTACaacctctttttgtttttaataaataagaagGTGGGTGATTTGAATAATCATAGCTTTCTAGGCTCTTGATTCATGAGACTAAATAGTTTATTAAATACCTTCAAGAAATTGACCCATACAACGCAAATGACGTTTAAATCTTTCCCAACTTTTTTTAGTACTAGTAACTTTGCCTGGACAAAAGACCAAAACCTTCAAAAGATTCTGTATTTAGGACAGAGTGCGAGCGGTTTGAGTTAGGTGACAGTTTGGGAGCCCTGTTGAATCTGCATTACTTGAATTTGAGCTGCAACAAATTCAACCAAAGAATTCCAATTCAAATTGGCGAATTAATTCACCTTTCTCAACttgatttgagtcataacttgcttaTCGGAGAAATACCAGCACAATTCACTAAGTTGCAAGACCTGATGATCCTAAATCTCTCCTTCAATAATCTTTGGGGTCCTATTCCAAACAGCAAAGTATTTCAAAGTTTTCCAGCCGAAGCATTCCAAGGAAACCAAGGATTGTGTGGCAATGTGAATGGATTGCAACCATGTCAATTGCCACACAAGGAAAATGGACATGCTCCAACAAAGAGCCATAAGATTGTGTTTATAGTTGTGTTTCCTCTCTTAGGAGTACTTGCTATATCCTTTGTAATAATTCTTGTGTTTCATAATTTCCAAAGACGAAGGAAGGGCGACCCTAAGAACAACGagcaatcaattatattatccaTGTTTGATAGCACAGTGAAATTTCAAGACATCATGGAAGCAACCAAcaactttgatgccatgtaTTGCATTGGGGAAGGGGGTCATGGAACTGTCTATAAAGCTGATCTTCGGTCAGGTGATATTGTAGCTGTCAAGAGATTCCACTGTTTACTTGACAGTAGCAATTCAGTAGATCAAAAGGAGTTTTTCAACGAGGTCAAGGCCTTAACAGAGATAAGGCATAGGAACATTGTGAAACTCTGGCTTTTGCACACATTCAAAATACACATTCTTAGTTTATGCTTATCTTCAGAGAGGTAGTCTGGCTAAAATTCTAAGCAACGACAAGGAAGCGAAAGAATTGGATTGGTCTAAGAGAGTGAATGTCATCAAAGGTGTCTCTCACGCCTTGTCTTACGTGCACCACAATTTACCATCGCCAATCATTCATCGAGACATATCAAGCAAAAATATTTTGCTAGATTTGGAATATGAAGCTCATGTTTCAGACTTTGGTACCGCTAAACTTCTCAAGCAAGACTCGTCTAATTGGTCAAAACTAGCTGGAACACATGGATACATTGCACCAGGTAAATTAATTAACATCCTTTTGTTACATCGAATATTTACATGTATAGAATCATATTCATCATCTTGTTTTAATCTGCAGAGCTTGCTTACACAATGAAGGTGACTGAAAAGTGTGACGTATATAGCTTTTGAGTGTTGACAATAGAAGTTCTCAAAGGGAGTCATCCAGGCGATATTATGTCAAATGCATCATCTTCATCTGCTGCTCTCCAAGTTAAACTTAATGATTTGTTAGACCAGCGCCTTTCATCTCCATGGTTCAAGGTTCTTGATAAACTAAACCGCATCATGGAGGTGGCCGTTTCATGCTTAGATGTGAATCCACAATGTAGGCCGATCATGCAACTCGTTTCTAAGTTATTGTCCGACTGAATATTTGGAAGGTCATCATGGCTCGTGAAAGGTTTGTTTtacttctatttagtattttctaAGTCACGTATTGCTAGTTTCCATAGTGttaatgatttttctttcttgtatgATAAAAGTCATGGGTTGTTATATTCGTACAAGTTACTTTCATTATTTAATGACACATCTAAATGCCTAACAATTTATTAATAGTGTCCTTATCGTATGAGATTGcaattgtgaattgctaaaacagtGAAGAATAAACAGTAAAAGGAACTTGGTCCAAAGgcaaaatcaaaaaattacAGGCTTTTGGTCGCCGCTTTGGTTTTATATATGAAAGTTGGTTTGGAATTCATGTGTTTTATCGTCTTAGATCTCTGTGCCCctgaattttcaagttagaagtCCTCAGTGCTCTTAACTTCCATGGCTACATCAACAAAGTAGTACTTTTCTTCTCACATGTTGGCTGTTGCCTCtgccaatttaatttttttcttcccacaaCAACATGACTCTACCCTTTTATTCACTTGATTTGGCGATTTCTGATAAATTTGTCTCTTCAGGTATGCAGTTGTCACTGGTTCAAACAAAGGGATTGGATTTGAAACAGTAAGGCAGTTGGCTTCCAATGGGATTACAGTGGTGTTAACAGCGAGAGATGAAAAGAGGGGTCTTGAAGCTCTTGATAAACTCAAGCAGTATGCTCTGCCTGGGAATGTGGTCTTTCATCAGCTTGATGTGGCGGACCCTGCTAGCATTGCTTCCCTTGCTGATTTCGTCAAGACCCACTTCGGAAAACTTGATATTCTGGTGTGCTTTCACATACTTCcctcaatattattttttttctcgccTATCGTTTGATAAGCTTATACCTTTGCTGCAGccgtagaagtcttaattttctatttatgGTGAAGAAAATTTGAAGTTCCTCCTAGTGATTTCATTAGAAAAGCATTACGATTGAGTTTACAGTCCCTTTCCAGAGATCCCAAGTTGAGAAAGATGGAAGAGTATTAAGATTCATTAGTTTAATAGTGTGTTTCTCTCTTGCTCCCTAATCCCTGTGGTGTTTCTTTGAGATTTGCATTATCATACTTTGAAGTCTTGATCTCTAGACATTTTCATAGATCTTTAACTTTAGGTCCTTGTTAGAGTAGTCTATGTATGCCACTTGAGAGTTTCTCAGAGTAATCATCACCTTCCTGCAGTTTTGCTTATCTGAATCACTGTTTTTACTCGACACACACATAGGTAGGTCCCCAAGATGATAAAAATGCTATATTCACTGGGCTATTGCATTCAAGAATCCTTCCCAAACCCCCAACTGCCCCCTTGACTGACAGTTCGAACAGTCAACCGGAACATGTCCTCTAGAGCTGCCACCACTAATTTCAAGAGAGTAGTTGTTTCTTGTGTTGAGTTGAGTTCTTAAATTAAATTCTTGTTGAAAGTTCTTTGAAAGGTAAGCAATTTGCTTGTATTTCAAGATCACGGACTAATTGCTCAACCTTATGAAATTTGTGGTAAGGTGATGGAGACCCAATAAGTATGCTGGGCCCGCTACGAAAAGACTAGCCTATTAATCCATCAACCTTGTAAGATCATCCATTCTAACTATCCTGCCTGATGTGTGATTGCAACATAAGGGTCTCTCTTATCGTTCTAACAAACtaatcaaaattaattaaaagcaaAAGACTGAGCAGTGAACCGGTTTCATTAGCACTAGGTTCGATTTCATAGCAGATTCGGAGTAATAATAAATGCTGAAGATAAAGAATTAATGACGCAGTGCGGAAgctagaacacttgaattcgttcacgacgaaatcaagaaacttggaatccaccaagaacaattgagaaaatctcaaggattttattaataaactgaattgtatcaattacaaacgcttctgagactatttatagattggcaaaacaatcaaacccttaTTGGACttctaattaaactagaattggaaaattggaaacataaaacgtgcaggaaacttaattaacttCGTTGGACACCAAAAAGATGCCTTTTCGATCTTCTTCCAATTCTAAATTTTAGGTTTTCACAATCAGtcatcggaaacatattataataaggaaacacacaagagaatcaaaagttatggacggtcaagGTTAACTGAATCTTTAATTcccaaaaacagcaacttcaattccgatttcgatttggCTTCCTCCAAACACGTTCCAAATTCTTAAGGAATTCTTCCTCAGCCCGTTCTACGTCATTCCCCTCCACTTGGAAAGAACTCGCCCTCGAGTTATGAGTTGACTAAAAAGAGTTGTCTTCACCATGATACTCAAAGAGAGTTGATCCTTTGAAATCTTCGAGTCTATTGGTTGAATTTGTATTCTTCCATCCCAAAGAAACAAGTATTTCGAATAATACAGTTTGTTCAATATACTCATGAGCtcaacaaattccataaaatttgGATGACCCAAATTCGTAGTTCTCAACATCAACTCCTTGACAATCTCTAATATTGAGGAACTAATGTTGAAATTAAAAGTTTCACtcccaataaaatcaacaaattcTACCACACAGTTTGTAGTAATGataatctgactatgaaattcTTGAACTACATAATACTCCGTTGAACTTGAATCTTCCTCAGTCGAAACTTGACTTTCAAGAGCAATAGTGTCAATGTCCTCTACAACTCTCTTATCAAATTCAATAATTTCTTCTCGACTTTCATCAATAAAAGCTCCTTTATCCTCCAAATTCTCATCCTGTTGTGATTTGTTCTCCATAGAATTATCATACTcttcaattttaaaattgtcTTTATGAATTGGATGTTCCTCAGGTGCTTGTGAGATTTGATCCATTTCAATTCCTTCGGCTAGTTGAAAATTTTCTGAATTTTGCTCACACAATATTCCACCTTCATCAGacttcaaatcatcatcaccatacaCATCATCCACGGATTCTTCCATGAGGTCATGATGTGCTGGTTGCGGCACTTGTCTACCACGGTTCGCTTGTGGATTCCGTCGGTTGACAGCTGCTCGGCCAGCAGGAAGATCTTGTGCCACATCACGAGCATCTACCCTTGCTGCCTGTTGATTCTGGCCAGCGTTGACTCGCAATTCGCCAAGCATACGCAGAACTTCGGCCATCTGCTGCCTTTGTTGGGCCATCTGTTCTGTCATATGTTGCCTATACTCATCAAACACAGTCCATAGATCATCTATCCCTTGACCAGCGTCGTTGGGATTGCGATTCCGTTCTGTGTTAGACATATCCGACAGGAAaacacctgcttcgataccacctgacgcagtgcggaagctagaacacttgaattcgttcacgacgaaatcaagaaacttggaatccaccaagaacaattgagaaaatctcaaggaattttattaataaactgaattgtatcaattacaaacgcttctgagactatttatagattggcaaaacaatcaaacccttattggactcctaattaaactagaattggaaaattggaaacataaaacgtgcaggaaacttaattaacttCGTTGGACACCAAAACGATGCCTTTTCGATCTTCTTCCAATTCTaaattttaggtcttcaaaatcagtcctcggaaacatattataataaggaaacacacaagggaatcaaaagttatggacggtcaagGTTAACTGAATCTTTAATTcccaaaaacagcaacttcaattccgatttcgatttggCTTCCTCCAAACACGTTCCAAATTCTTAAGGAATTCTTCCTCAGCCCGTTCTACGTCAATTAATCATACGCACAACAGATTTACATGAAAAACCCATTTGATGTAAACGTCGGAAAACCATGATGTCTTGATCAAGTTCTATAATCAAAGTGAACCTGACCCTAAGTACATATTCATAATTATGTTTGTCAATTTCAAATTACCTCTAACTGGTCTGGAACCCATAGGTGAATCTTCGAGATTTTAATATTAATCTGGTATGTGACTCTGTAATGTGAAACTAGCATATCTACATTCATattggatatatttttttttgtttttcctttctcttgGTTTTGATTAAAGTGATGTGCAGGTGAACAATGCCGGAGTTGGTGGAGGCATAATTAATGAAGAGGCTTTGAGGACAACACCAAAGGTGAGTTTTCAAGACAATGGAATTGTGCGCTTTAATCATACTTGTTGGCATTGGAGGCAACTAGTTATATAGCGCTATTAAATGTGCTTCTGCTCATGCTTTGGATTTTAGCTCCGTTGTTTCTTTGGGTCGACTTTGATTTGTATGGCTTTTAGAGACTACTCAGCAGCTTAGATGATACTTCTAGAGTATATTTGAACTCATGGATTGTTGTGTGGTTCTTCGGATCAACTTTTTATTCAAGACATCTCTTTGTTCTTGCAGTTGGGATTTGACTGGtgagaaattgcatgaaacctgTTCATtctcttcatttattttctaCTGTTAATATGAAAAGTACTTTGTATTGCTATGAAGgataataattaataagtctCTTCTAATCTATCCAGGTAGGTGGCCAAATAAACTGGAGAGTTATCGTGAGTCAAAATTACGAATTGGCTGAAGAATGcctgaaaataaattattacgGTGCTAGAAGAATGACCGAAGCATTCATTCCCCTGCTTGAGCTTTCTGATTCACCGAGGATCGTCAATGTTTCTTCCTCCATGGGGATGCTGAAGGTAGATAATTTTCCAACCTCTTTGTCCTCTAACTTGAAATAAACCATCAATCGCTGAAAAACTATGTTTTCTGATTTGACATTGCTTTTGGTTAAATTGAACTTTTGATTTTGTATCAGGGTATACCAAATGAATGGGCTAGAGGAGTGCTAAGTGATACTGCAAACCTGACTGAAGAAAGAGTTGATGAGGTACTGAATCAGTATTTGAAAGATATGAAAGAAGGTTCAGAAGAAACGAAAGGCTGGCCTTTTATGTCTGCGTACGTTCTATCGAAAGCAGCAGTGAACGCGTACACAAGGATCGTGGCCAAGAAGTGCCCTACATTCTGCGCCAATAGCGTCTGCCCTGGCTATGTGAGAACAGATATCAACAAGAACAACGGTGTCTTACCTGTTGAAGAAGGGGCAGAGAGTCCCGTGAGGTTGGCATTGTTGCCCAATGGCAGTCCTTCTGGTCTCTTCTTCGTTCGGAAGGAAGAGTCTGCATTTTGAGTATGTCGGGTTTATTTAAACTAAGACAGATTAAACTTGAAAGCGATTTATTTCCTTCAAGTTGTCATGAATAAGGCCTCAAATCCCACCCATATGTCATGTATGTATCAGGTTTGTGACAGATTTTACAGTCAAGTGATGCACATGCTCAGCATGTACTACTTTTTCCTCATTATATTAGCAGTCATACATTATCATTGATGGATCAAGGTTGTGGAAGTGGAATCATTCAAGATGGAAtaataatgaatttgattttcaaaattggCATGCAAACATGTGTGGCTTATGGTTTTAATGGTTACGTTATAGATATACAATTTAAATGTCacaagttcaaatttcagaaACAGTTTCTCTGCATATTGTGTAGAGGAACACTGCGAACATCTTGCATGTCTCCTGATTTTGCCACGGAAgttaaaatagtaagttaaacATCTACGAACAATAAATGGAatacaaagatccactttgatggtttaaaATTTCACAACTCTCTTCATGAACGAACTTTTGACATTTCTGTCCAATTTGTAGCAAAACTTCGTCTTTTTTCATCCTTTTATTACAAAAGTactacggaagctaaactagtaagttagatatctaaaagcaataaatagagtattaaCCGTTCatttttgatggtttgaaattgctcaactctctccatgaatatttttttttccttgtttgtccAATATCGAATAAaatttggtcttttggcatgTTATTGTTACAAAACATTctataaaagctaaacttagcatgttagacatttaaaaataataaatagagtataatgatccTGTTGGAACTTTGTTTGAGAgttgttaccaaaaaaaagacaagtgattctttgttgaaaatttcaaaattgaaagaattgatcaataaaaatattcttagaaacaaagaaaacaaatagtagcatatatagaaattctttgTTGGCCGACTATATTGATTCAGGCTCACTGACAGTCATAACAAATGTAAAGGTCAAAAGTTATATCCACTTATACTTGGTCAAGTCTATTAATCTTTAAAATCtcagaaattttattttttaggttTAATTTCTTAGAAAGATAATAATACAAATTTCTCTCTTGTAAGGATTTTAATACGTGGCACAAGGACAAAGAGTAATATAAGCATAAGCATAGTTATAAAGAAGTTGTCATTACCAACGAGAGATTGTTCGATTGACAATCAATTGAGTTAGATGTGTGTGTATTCAAAATTCGATAACAATGAAAATCACATTTATCAACAgtatattgtttttaaaaaatgtgtcagtttaaaatatgaaaatgaaaaatccaaaaatgATAACATCAAAACCATAGAAATCAACATATTATATTCCTTAATCAATTGTGTTTGTTGGTCAAAACCATAGAAAGCAACGTCGGAATGTTGCATCCCGTATGATAACCCGCATTGGAATTGTTACATACTTATATATATGAGCAATGCTATAGACCTTCGATTTATTATCTCCCATTTATATCCATAATTGTACGTGATATATgtgataatcattgattataaatacacatgTATCATCACTTAACATCCAATACTGCACAGGTAAATAAGAGTTATAGATTAGGGATCTCAAACATCTTTCGTCATATATTATGCCAGTGTTTAATTCCCCTGTtatccttcttttttctttttttcttttcactttgaatttttatttagaTTATAATATGACATAATCAATGGAAATAGTTGAGAGGAAAGGAgcccaaatatatatatattttttatttttttttgaaatactattgaaaaatatgttttttattataATCGAACCTTCACAAATGTGTAAAATTTCTTAACAAATGGTTATTGTCGGATTATAAACTAAAAGAAACTTCTATCATAaggtttctttttttggtaagtttatCAATTaacttatatatttttatttttatttttttgcacgTTTTTGGTTAGTAAAGGGTCAAAACAAgagtaatttttatttaattaatatgtTTATGGTTTGCTAGGGCggctttttattattaatttttaaagtaaTGGGTTTTCTTTGGTTGTTCAAAGTTGACGGAATCCAACATGGATGGTTAGCTATATAAACCCAGCAAGCCAGGATTATTTCATCAACCAGCTCTCTCATCATACTCTAATTTTTTAACCAAGAAAACAATTCTCTCATTTAACAACTACTTTTCTCAACATCATCAATGGCAGCAGCAACAAAGTATGTGCTAATTATAGTgtcctaaacatatatatatatgtacatatatatatatatatgtatataaatgttgattttgttgtgtgCAGGTATGCAGTTGTGACTGGATCAAACAAAGGGATTGGATTTGAGACAGTGAAGCAATTGGCTTCCAATGGCATCACAGTGGTATTAGCAGCAAGAGATGAAAAGAGAGGTCTTGAAGCTGTTCGAAACCTCAATGAGCTTGGTCTCTCTGGCCAAGTAGTTTTTCATCAGCTTGATGTAGCTGACTCTGCTAGCATTGCTTCCTTCACGGATTTTGTCAAAACCCAGTTCGGAAAACTCGACATCTTAGTCAACAATGCTGGAATGCTTGGCGTTACAATTGACATCGAAGCCATTAGAGCTTCAGGTGGAAAGATAGAACCGAGTCGCGCAATGATTCAAACTTATGAATTAACTGAATCATGCCTCAAAACAAATTACTACGGACCCAAAACAATGATCGAATCGCTCGCTCCTCTTCTTCAATTATCCGATTCACCGACAATTGTTAATGTCTCCTCCTACTATGGCAAGTCAGAGGTATGAAACTGTGACCTTGATTTTGTCAACTGTTAAGGGAAATTCACTTTTTGCTCACTTGAATatttttgttctgtttgggCAGTATATAACAAATGAATGGGCTAAAGAAGTTTTGGGTGATGGCGATAAACTCACCGAAGAACGATTAGAAGAGGTATTGAGCGAGTTTCGGAAAGATTTCAAAGACGGTACACTTGAAAGCAAAGGTTGGCCTACATTTACAGCTGCATATAAGATGTCAAAAGCAGCTCTCATTGCCTACACAAGGATTGCAGCCAACAAGTATCCGAGTTTCTGCGTCAACAGTGTTTGTCCTGGCTTTGTTAAAACAGATTTTAACCGTAACAAAGGCACCTTGACAGTGGAAGAAGGAGCTGAAAGTCTTCTGAAGTTGGCATTGCTGCCCAAAGGAGGTCCTTCTGGTCTCTTCTTCATGCGAGATCAAGTTTCAATCTTCTGATGGATCATATGCTTAATTCGTTTATTTAAACCTACATGCACATAgtcatttgaaaatttgtggtttctttttctttttcttttttgatttgggTACGATGAGCACAATAAGATGTCACATTGCTATTGTGATTATGGATCAATGCGCAATTGATCTCAAAAATGTTTGTCAAACTAGCCAGTGATCCCTTCATTGTTGACATATTCTATGAAGtttgtttttttgggtaataAGACCTTAGTATACCTGATGTTGCATAGTATATTTGTTGTATCAGAGATAGGAAGTATGCATTAGTGATAAATTAATTGAACAGGAGATTACAAGAAGATATCAACAATGACAAAATAAATACAGGTATCATCACAAACGACACACTCAATTAAGAGGCATAGACagaataatacatatataagcaACCATATGAGAATCAAGCATCAGACCAGGTAATATCTAGGCCACCCCACTGGCCATGAGGTACTCCCAAAGCTTTCCACACAGCCTTTGAGGCATCAACAATGTTGTTAGGACACGGAGGCTGATAGTCATGATCTCCATCACATCCCATGGTTGAGTCACACTCATCCACCACCATAGCCACCACGCTGCGCCCGTTGGCGCTGATAGTGATGTTGTGAAGGCACCTGCCTTTGTTATTGAACCATCCAGTTGACAATGCAACAACTGGTGTGTCGTCGGAGTGGTATTGGTTGTCACACTCAGATGGGCCGCCACCATCTCCACCTTTCTGAAAGCTGTTGAGAGTGAGGTAGGCCTTTGTATTGCCAGAAACTGGCGGCGAGCATTTGTAAGTAGGGTAGAATTTGCCTTGTTTGCAGCAGTCAGAGTCATTCTCTGTGTTGCATTGTCCTGGAGGAGGCTTCTTTCCCTTAATTTTGCCACTTGGGCTACATTGCAGAGCTTCAATGTCCAAACATGATGTCCAGATCAGAATGACGAAAAGAAAAGCGCTTGACTTGAAGGAAATACTCTTCATTATgttcctctctctatctcta carries:
- the LOC119983384 gene encoding MDIS1-interacting receptor like kinase 2-like, which codes for MILNLSFNNLWGPIPNSKVFQSFPAEAFQGNQGLCGNVNGLQPCQLPHKENGHAPTKSHKIVFIVVFPLLGVLAISFVIILVFHNFQRRRKGDPKNNEQSIILSMFDSTVKFQDIMEATNNFDAMYCIGEGGHGTVYKADLRSGDIVAVKRFHCLLDSSNSVDQKEFFNEVKALTEIRHRNIRGSLAKILSNDKEAKELDWSKRVNVIKGVSHALSYVHHNLPSPIIHRDISSKNILLDLEYEAHVSDFGTAKLLKQDSSNWSKLAGTHGYIAPELAYTMKVTEKCDVYSF
- the LOC119984796 gene encoding (+)-neomenthol dehydrogenase-like isoform X1 codes for the protein MATSTKYAVVTGSNKGIGFETVRQLASNGITVVLTARDEKRGLEALDKLKQYALPGNVVFHQLDVADPASIASLADFVKTHFGKLDILVNNAGVGGGIINEEALRTTPKVGGQINWRVIVSQNYELAEECLKINYYGARRMTEAFIPLLELSDSPRIVNVSSSMGMLKGIPNEWARGVLSDTANLTEERVDEVLNQYLKDMKEGSEETKGWPFMSAYVLSKAAVNAYTRIVAKKCPTFCANSVCPGYVRTDINKNNGVLPVEEGAESPVRLALLPNGSPSGLFFVRKEESAF
- the LOC119984796 gene encoding (+)-neomenthol dehydrogenase-like isoform X2, with translation MYAVVTGSNKGIGFETVRQLASNGITVVLTARDEKRGLEALDKLKQYALPGNVVFHQLDVADPASIASLADFVKTHFGKLDILVNNAGVGGGIINEEALRTTPKVGGQINWRVIVSQNYELAEECLKINYYGARRMTEAFIPLLELSDSPRIVNVSSSMGMLKGIPNEWARGVLSDTANLTEERVDEVLNQYLKDMKEGSEETKGWPFMSAYVLSKAAVNAYTRIVAKKCPTFCANSVCPGYVRTDINKNNGVLPVEEGAESPVRLALLPNGSPSGLFFVRKEESAF
- the LOC119984799 gene encoding (+)-neomenthol dehydrogenase-like; amino-acid sequence: MAAATKYAVVTGSNKGIGFETVKQLASNGITVVLAARDEKRGLEAVRNLNELGLSGQVVFHQLDVADSASIASFTDFVKTQFGKLDILVNNAGMLGVTIDIEAIRASGGKIEPSRAMIQTYELTESCLKTNYYGPKTMIESLAPLLQLSDSPTIVNVSSYYGKSEYITNEWAKEVLGDGDKLTEERLEEVLSEFRKDFKDGTLESKGWPTFTAAYKMSKAALIAYTRIAANKYPSFCVNSVCPGFVKTDFNRNKGTLTVEEGAESLLKLALLPKGGPSGLFFMRDQVSIF
- the LOC119984802 gene encoding putative ripening-related protein 1 → MKSISFKSSAFLFVILIWTSCLDIEALQCSPSGKIKGKKPPPGQCNTENDSDCCKQGKFYPTYKCSPPVSGNTKAYLTLNSFQKGGDGGGPSECDNQYHSDDTPVVALSTGWFNNKGRCLHNITISANGRSVVAMVVDECDSTMGCDGDHDYQPPCPNNIVDASKAVWKALGVPHGQWGGLDITWSDA